acgcgaggagcacgGACGGCGGGACGCCGTAcgtggcggcgagcacggtggcggcgtcggatgcggcgtgcgcggcgggggtggacgagtccgcggctcgagcgacggTCGGAAACGGCTTGGATgggtgcgcgacgacgcaacGCCACCGCACCGCGTCCGTTccctcgccttcgccttctttTCCCGAAGCCCTTCGCCTCGacggctcctcctcctcctcctcctcctcttcgtcgtcgtcgatcgtcTCCGGGCGGGGCAGGGTCGGGTCGCGaaacaccgcggcgccgcccggatTCGATCCCCCAACCTCCCGATCGTCcaaacccgcgccggcgtcgacgtgctcAAACTCGGCGGTGAGCCGCGGCAGCCCGTGGAGCCGAAGTATCGCTCGACGAGCCGCGTCGATCCCCGGGCCCCACCGCCGTGGCGCCCTCcacgcgtccagcgcgtcgccggtgagccGAAGCTCGATCGTTCGTCTGTCGTGAACGTTCCCGCGCGTGGCGAACCCGTACAGGCGCAGCAGCCTGCAGTTATCCGACTCGTCGCCGTATGATATCGTGAGCTGTTCGCCCGCGGGGGTATCCTTGACGCAGGtaacctcgacgtcgccccaTGTTACATTTTCTTCGTTCCCCCCGGGTGCCAGTTTCACCGCGCTCAGCTCGCAGttggcgtccacgccgccgtggttCAGGAGGTCCACGCCCGGAAGGAACGCGTACGGCATCCGATCCCCGGAGGCAGCCCGGGATAGCACCGAGCTCAGCGCCCACGCAAACTTTTCCAGCgggacgccgcccccgccccccgaaccgaagagcgccgcgtgcgcgtcgctgACGAACTTCGCACGGCGCAGCACGCGCCCGTGCGTCGGGGTACCCCTGAGCGTCGCGACTTGCGTCGGGGTCCACAGCAGCGGcaccgacggggacgccTTTCCGGCGAGGCCCGGAAGCGTGGCGAGATACGCGAACCCCTCGCTTCGAGGATCGCCGAGTTCGAAGAGGACGtgcagcgccagcgcggcgtgcgtcgccagctccggcgcgcccatcgacgccgccaccttcgccgcgtggtccacgaacgcgggcgccttggccttggccgcggcgagcgcgtgcgtcgcggagagGGGCGCGTACGCGTCTCGAGGGATCCTGAGCACGATCTCGCCCGCTCggacggggcgccgcgcgacgagcccgacgcccatgcccgggacgcgcgcggccgtcACGGCGGGGTGCACgttccgccgcccgcctcgtgcggtctcgtcggcggagacgcgcgcgtggagccACTCGGCGAAGCGCTcgtgttcgccgccgagcgcgcgtaTCGATTCGAAGAATTCCGTCGGGGGttcgtcgacggcacccgcggcgcccgcggcgccgaagggACCGCCGTgcagcccgcggcgcgagacgcgcgcgagcgtcgtcgcgagcgtccgcCGGGCTCTCATCGCGTCCGCTCTCGTCTCTGTCTTTTCCTACGGTCCCACTGGTAGAGTGGCTATCGTTCGCAACGGTTTCGCgaatcggcggcgacgggaaagcctcgccgaggtcagTGCCGGTGCTCtacgcgcggcgctcaggtGGTGAAGCCGACCATCTCCTTGAGCATCTTGAGCTTCAGCCGCCCGTCGGACAGCAAGTGCTTCACCGTCACGCGGTCGGCGTGTCCCTTGGCCTGCTCGAAGCAGCGCCTGATCTCGGCTCGAAGTTCGgctctcgcgtcgctcggtgCGTTGCGAGTCGCGCGGATGAGCTGTCGCATCAACGAGAGGACCTGACCGCGGACTATGAACCCCTGCAGGTCCATGCAACGGCGACGAAacgacgcgcgtcgatgcgcgAAGCGTCAGGCGCGCGGGCACGACTGGGTCGCGGGCCGTTCAAAGCAGATTTGGTGGACTGCCTGATGCGCCTCAGTCAGGTCACTGGCCAGTCCGCGGCTGCGCCGCAGCTCACAGGAGTCCACAGAAGCTGGTGATGAGTGGGCGGATTCCTTTTTGATTACAGATTCGCGCGATGATAGGGTTAGTCCAGAAgtcctcgcgtcgacgttgggccgcacgccgcgagcgccccgggGATGATCGAGCCCGGGGGGATGCGGATCTCTTGGTCCCGCGCGTTGGTCACGTTATGCGTCGTGTGTTGCACGCGCATGCCctgggcgctcgccgcgccgttcgcggacaGAGACGCGCTCAAGACGGCGGTAAGAAGAAATTGTATCGGGGCGTCAGCCTCGTGGGCGAAGTGCTGTCGtgtcctcatcctcatcctcgcaCGGCCggtcctcatcctcatcctcgcggcgctcagcaAGCTGCAAGGGGCGGACCCGCCCCTCTTCatcgcgcgatgcgacgtGAGCGTCTCGGCTTCCGCCGACTCGTGGAGAAACGTCATGGGCCAACGAGCGACTTGTGGAGGGAAAatgtccgcgctcgcctcaAGACGTGGACGGGGGCGCTGGGCAGCAACTCGCCCCCACGGGCTCTTACTCGTCAGCATCGTCGCGGCATGCATTTCCACATCACACGCAGCTGCGTTCGCCAacagcgcggcgctcatTACTGCAGTCGAGAGGTGTCTCAGCAAGGTTTCCACCGGCGAGAGGTGCTGCAAACCCGTGAGTGACCCActcggcgggggaggcgctgATTGCGGTGATGCAGGAACAGCGCTGATGGCGGACTGGGACACCTCGCTGGTGACCGACATGTCTGGGCTTTTCTCGGGTAAATGGAGCTTCAACCAGGATATATCCGGGTGGGATGTGAGCAAAGTGACGGACATGAGCAACATGTTCAACCAGGCTGGCCAGTTCAATCAGGACCTGAGCTCTTGGAAGGTGGGCGCGGTCACAGATATGAGCCAAATGTTTCAAAGTGCTTGGAGCTTTGCAAAAACCGCTGACATGTCCGGTTGGGACGTGAGCAAGGTGACCAACATGCAGAGCATGTTCAGCGGCGCGCAGTATTTCAACGCGACGGGGCTTAGCTCATGGGACGTGAGCAAGGTTACCGACATGAGCTATATGTTCTACGGCGCGTCCAAGTTCAACGACGACATCAGCAACTGGAACGTGGGGCAGGTACAGCAGATGCGATCCATGTTTTACGACGCGAGTATCTTCAATGCAGACATCACGGGATGGAAGCCGAAGACTGCGTGTACAGAAGCGGAAAGGAACTCGGGAAATTGTTTTATTTGTGAAGGGATGGGATGCCAAAATTGGAATTTTCAGGACATGTTCAGAGGCGCCTCGAAGTGGATCGATTCGTACACCAACTGCGGCTTTGACAACTCCGACAAGTCGGtgtgcccggcggcgacgtacccGAGCTCGGGCTCATTTTACGACGggccgccggacgcgtggACAGCAGGTGCGCCCGCCAGCTGCTCGGGAGCTGCTTCTCCGTTCTTGTCTTCTGCTGCACTTTTTGTCGCAATGGAGCGGTGCCTCAGCAAGGTTccgagcggcgaggcgtgCTGCTCTACAGGCGGCGCAAACTGCGGCGCCGCCTGCGGAGTGGACATGCCGTCCTGGGACACCTCGCTCGTGACCGACATGTCTCGGCTTTTCTCGAATAAATGGGACTTCAACCAGGATATATCCGGGTGGGACGTGAGCAAAGTGACAGACATGAGCGGCATGTTCGACAACGCGGGCCAGTTCAATCAGGACCTGAGCTCTTGGAAGGTGGGCGCGGTCACAGATATGAGCCAAATGTTTCAAAGTGCTTGGAGCTTTGCAAAAACCGCTGACATGTCCGGGTGGGACGTGAGCAAGGTGACCAACATGCAGGGCATGTTCAACTATGCGCAGAATTTCAACGCGACGGGACTTGGCTCATGGGACGTGAGCAAGGTTACCGACATGAGCAATATGTTCTACGGCGCGTCCAAGTTCAACGACGACATCAGCAACTGGAACGTGGGGCAGGTACAGCAGATGCGATCCATGTTTTACGACGCGAGTATCTTCAATGCAGACATCACGGGATGGAAGCCGAAGACTGCGTGTACAGAAGCGGAAAGGAACTCGGGAAACTGTTATATTTGGGAAGGGATGGGAGGCCAAAATTATAATTTTCAGGACATGTTCAGAGGCGCCTCGAAGTGGATCGATTCGTACACCAACTGTGGCTTTGACAACTCCGACAAGTCGGtgtgcccggcggcgacgtacccGAGCTCGGGCTCATTTTACGACGggccgccggacgcgtggACAGCAGGTGCGCCCGCCAGCTGCTCGGGAGCTGCTTCTCCGTTCTTGTCTTCTGCTGCACTTTTTGTCGCAATGGAGCGGTGCCTCAGCAAGGTTccgagcggcgaggcgtgCTGCTCTATAGGCGGCGCAAACTGCGGCGCCGCCTGCGGAGTGGACATGCCGTCCTGGGACACCTCGCTCGTGACCGACATGTCTCGGCTTTTCTCGAATAAAGGGGACTTCAACCAGGATATATCCGGGTGGGACGTGAGCAAAGTGACAGACATGAGCGGCATGTTCGACAACGCGGGCCAGTTCAATCAGGACCTGAGCTCTTGGAAGGTGGGCGCGGTTACAGATATGAGCCAAATGTTTCAAAGTGCTTGGAGCTTTGCAAAAACCGCTGACATGTCCGGGTGGGACGTGAGCAAGGTGACCAACATGCAGGGCATGTTCAACTATGCGCAGAATTTCAACGCGACGGGACTTGGCTCATGGGACGTGAGCAAGGTTACCGACATGAGCTATATGTTCTACGGCGCGTCCAACTTCAACGACGACATCAGCAACTGGAACGTGGGGCAGGTACAGCAGATGATATCCATGTTCACCGGCGCGAGTATCTTCAATGCAGACATCACGGGATGGAAGCCGAAGACTTCGTGTACAGACGCTGAAAAGAACTCGGGAAATTGTTTTATTTGTGAAGGGATGGGATGCCAAAATTGGAATTTTCAGGACATGTTCAGAGGCGCCTCGAAATGGATCGATTCGTACACCAACTGCGGCTTTGACAACTCCGACAAGTCAGtgtgcccggcggcgacgtacccGAGCTCGGCCGCATTTCACGACGggccgccggacgcgtgggAGCCATCAACAtgcgacgcctccgtcgcaCCCGAAAACGGCGCTGTCGGGGACTGCAGTGGCTCGTTGCAAATAGGCGACTCCTGCCAACCGACTTGCTCCAGCGGCTTCAATCCATCCGGTCCGCGTACCTGCGTGCGTGGCGGCGTGCTCTCCATGATGCTCTGCCTCGACACCTCCGGCGGGCcctgcgacgcgtccgcaCCGCCGGAGAATGGCGCGGTTGGGACGTGCACAAGCTCCCTGACGAGCGGGACGATTTGCCAGCCCACGTGCGGCAGTGGGTACACCGTCTCGGGTTTCAGCTATTGCAGTGGGGGGAAAttcacctcggcgacgtgtgCTGGCGACCCGTGCGATGTGATTCCAACACCTGCGAACGGCGGTAAAGGAAACTGCGCCAGCTCCCTCTCCAGCGGTTCGACGTGCCGCCCCACGTGCCAGACCGGGTACACCCTGTCCGGGGATCATTCCTGCGACGCAGGCGTACTGACCAGTGGGACGTGCAATCCGGATCCATGCGATGCCTCCGCACCTCCGACTAACGGTGCAGCGGGGACGTGCACGAGCTCCCTGGCCAGCGGAACATCGTGCCAACCCGAATGTAACGACGGGTACTTTGTATCCGGGCCATCCTCGTGTCTCGCTGGAGAACTCACGGCCGCTTCATGCTCAGACATACTCCCCCCTCCACCTTCACCACCACCCAaactcgtcctcgacgacgacgaccatgCCCCAAGACTCTCGGGACTCTTCGTGGTTCTCGCAACGACTTTGAATCTGTTGTTCAGCTTGTAAATAAGAAGTAACCTGAGTTAAATGTGAGAACTCAATCGACACAAGTCCCGAGGCCGAAAAGAACGCACGCCAGGAAAGTGCCGCTACCAGTCGCTCGTGAGCTTcagctgcgccgccgccgcgaccgccccgcccgccgccgccgcagcctccgcgcccctGTCGTGGTACCGCGTGTGAAAcagcgcgcgcgctctcTCCGAACCAACCGCCCCTCGCACCCAATCGCGGTACGCCTCCGCAACCTCCGGGCTCGCatccggcggccgcggctccacggtgccgtcgccccATCGGTACTTcgtctcgagctcgtccaccagctccttcgccgtcatcgcccgcggtctcgcgccgccgctcccggcgatctcccccggcggcggcggcggcgggagctgcccgccgccgttgaggCAGCCGCTCGGGCACGCCATGATCTCGACGTAATCGTACCCGCACCCGTCCCTGGACGTGCCGAGGTGGATGTCGTGCGCGGTCGGTTTGATCTTCCGGACCATGTTCTGGATGTTCCGGAAACCGTACGCCTGCGCGAACCGCAACAGCGTCGTCCCGTCGGGTCCCTCCAGCGTCACCTCCCGGAGGTCCGggttcctcgcgcgcgggatctTGTACtcgagagcgccgcgaactTCAATCCCGAagatcttcgcggcggcgtacctgAAGACGTGCTCGAGGTACCCGCcggaacccccgccgccctccttcgAGTCGCAACCCCACACCCACTCGTCGTTCGCATCCGCTCCCGAGGCAGCCAAAGaggcgtccacgtcagcgtccacgtcagcgtccacgtcgacgtccatgtccacgtcagcgtccggcgccccggcgcccgaggagctcggacTCGGCCTCCGCCCGGTTCCAAACGACGCGAGCCACCCGTCgagaggcgcgggcggtaccctcgccagcgccgccgcgccctccctcgcgcccgccgcctcggtcgAGTACCCGTCCCTCTCCTTCACGGCGATGCCGTACGCACCCGCGAGAAGCTCGGCCACCTCCCCGGTGGTGAGGACGCAGTCGACGTCGGGaggtccctcgccgtcgccgccgccaaccccgggctcgccgcgaaaATCCCCGCGGCTCGCCTCCAACTTCTTATCGTAGCACGGCATCACGGCGACGTGaaacaccgccgccgggtcgagacccagcgacgccgcgaccctcCGCTTGACAATCGTGCCCATGACCTGCTGCGGGGACTTGACGTTGGAAATGTGGGGCAGCACCC
The genomic region above belongs to Micromonas commoda chromosome 4, complete sequence and contains:
- a CDS encoding predicted protein, translated to MTQFSGAVKLGDLNDFINPSQACIDDIDVPAGGEMILNKRSKAPVTEDLTYLFGQPEKPIGQWGIEKKNDSDAIKVSLSDCLACSGCITSAETVLLEAQSVDEFKQQVAACAQSGGRRVTVVSVAPQSRASLAHAAGLSAIDAAKRLTGFFKSMGVVAVFDTTAARDFSLLEAGEEFVERFRAQNQNQSQNQNPLPVLASACPGWVCYAEKQSPGVLPHISNVKSPQQVMGTIVKRRVAASLGLDPAAVFHVAVMPCYDKKLEASRGDFRGEPGVGGGDGEGPPDVDCVLTTGEVAELLAGAYGIAVKERDGYSTEAAGAREGAAALARGGGGSGGYLEHVFRYAAAKIFGIEVRGALEYKIPRARNPDLREVTLEGPDGTTLLRFAQAYGFRNIQNMVRKIKPTAHDIHLGTSRDGCGYDYVEIMACPSGCLNGGGQLPPPPPPGEIAGSGGARPRAMTAKELVDELETKYRWGDGTVEPRPPDASPEVAEAYRDWVRGAVGSERARALFHTRYHDRGAEAAAAAGGAVAAAAQLKLTSDW
- a CDS encoding predicted protein; translated protein: MRARRTLATTLARVSRRGLHGGPFGAAGAAGAVDEPPTEFFESIRALGGEHERFAEWLHARVSADETARGGRRNVHPAVTAARVPGMGVGLVARRPVRAGEIVLRIPRDAYAPLSATHALAAAKAKAPAFVDHAAKVAASMGAPELATHAALALHVLFELGDPRSEGFAYLATLPGLAGKASPSVPLLWTPTQVATLRGTPTHGRVLRRAKFVSDAHAALFGSGGGGGVPLEKFAWALSSVLSRAASGDRMPYAFLPGVDLLNHGGVDANCELSAVKLAPGGNEENVTWGDVEVTCVKDTPAGEQLTISYGDESDNCRLLRLYGFATRGNVHDRRTIELRLTGDALDAWRAPRRWGPGIDAARRAILRLHGLPRLTAEFEHVDAGAGLDDREVGGSNPGGAAVFRDPTLPRPETIDDDEEEEEEEEEPSRRRASGKEGEGEGTDAVRWRCVVAHPSKPFPTVARAADSSTPAAHAASDAATVLAATYGVPPSVLLASLRVHLLTGFEPAGPDGAEPDPRRPISERNEAAARAVLGEASERALRGMNAALRPGAGVDDAAGFELDELDAERAGAIQKELKSGEDWCASVMNLRRGQEEILEELLRHSR
- a CDS encoding predicted protein, which produces MADWDTSLVTDMSGLFSGKWSFNQDISGWDVSKVTDMSNMFNQAGQFNQDLSSWKVGAVTDMSQMFQSAWSFAKTADMSGWDVSKVTNMQSMFSGAQYFNATGLSSWDVSKVTDMSYMFYGASKFNDDISNWNVGQVQQMRSMFYDAMDMPSWDTSLVTDMSRLFSNKWDFNQDISGWDVSKVTDMSGMFDNAGQFNQDLSSWKVGAVTDMSQMFQSAWSFAKTADMSGWDVSKVTNMQGMFNYAQNFNATGLGSWDVSKVTDMSNMFYGASKFNDDISNWNVGQVQQMRSMFYDARDFNQDISGWDVSKVTDMSGMFDNAGQFNQDLSSWKVGAVTDMSQMFQSAWSFAKTADMSGWDVSKVTNMQGMFNYAQNFNATGLGSWDVSKVTDMSYMFYGASNFNDDISNWNVGQVQQMISMFTGASIFNADITGW
- a CDS encoding predicted protein; protein product: MDLQGFIVRGQVLSLMRQLIRATRNAPSDARAELRAEIRRCFEQAKGHADRVTVKHLLSDGRLKLKMLKEMVGFTT